atagtgtaaatatagcttttttgaTTATGTGCATTCAAAtggtaaaaaactatttagaaaagtcaattatattttaatatatttagaaaagcttttttgggttcttttcttaagataaccCAACAATATTATAGTTGAAATCGTTTGCCAAAGAAAGAAGCATATATTTGTCGAGCATCATTAATCcggtaaaaaaatagagaaattaaataatgttaaaatatatgttaaacaatttaacatgaaaatgaatattaaaattacccttgattcttcggtcattccactttgctgacgattttcaatttgagtaacaaatccaacaaatttaccgacttctctatttatttcttgtcaTCTACTTGAGATGTTTATTTGGGAACGATTATTCAAGTTTCCTTCATTCTCTACAAAGTAAGCATGTACTCGAGCCCATaactgttttgtttgttgttcaactCCTGTAATTGGATCCTTACTTGTATTTAGTTATGCAGAGACAAGTAAACAATCTTTCTCTGGTGAGAAGTTTTcacttctttgtgatttttttattgtatggacatttaaattcgagtatgttaagtcatcaattaattgattataatCACTTGGTTGAAAGAGAATATTTTCTGACTCACTCATGAGAAAGTTGGTAAAAAagcttggaaaatttgaatctatatacatttttaaaaaaaaactcaagttaaaaccTTATAAAAGAGTGTAAAAGAAGCTCACATTCAATGTCTAGCAATTTTGTAGTTTCCAAACATGTGAATTAATGATAAGCAGTGTCTCCTACTTGTTTTAACATTAtaatttgactatttttttggAACTAAAAGAGGATTAATATACTGGTTTAACTATATTttcaacaagacaaaatataattgacctcaaattaaaacagacaattaaaaataaattttaaatatgtcactctatatttttatcaatattagcTACCATTATTATGTCACTCTCAATTTTGTCAAAGAtaacaaccaaaataaaaattgtttttcttaacccatatcaaaaacataaaataacaaagaaataaaaatcatcacaaatatcaaattaacaataaaaggtctaaaaaatcaagagatataaaagagaaaatagaaaaagtttttaaacaagcatacattttaatttcagctaattaacacaaccgatgttattaattaaccagagaataatttattcttatttttataaatttaagagaaGGGTGAGacacaatacaagattttaaaatttacaagtttctttccttttacttttttaaagaaaaaaataaactgttgGCCAACGGCTATAAAAATAACTGTTGGCCTATAGTCATTTTCTTTTGTCATTTCTACATAGAAATGTAGAAATGACTCTTAAAAGGATGAATAACTATTTTAACTATTCATTTGACTGAGCTGTTGAAgtgaataaaaacagaaacaaaagctaaaaggataattttttaaatttatctttttatttagctCTCCCGTTGGAGATGCTCTtactatttaattgtttttttttaatttttagtatttttaaccgtattataaattaattttaaaaaataaaaaaatattttaatattttttaaataaaaaatattttaaaaaatatataacataatttacttaaaaaaaagaaagaaggaaggaaCCAAAGGACGAGGGTGCCGGGACTAAAACAGACTCGACTCATGGCATCGTCATCTCCGAAGAACcaactctcttcttcttctgaaACCCTAAACCTCCCGTCCGAAACTTCCCTTACCCAGACCAACCCAATGAACGCCCAAGATTCACCCATTCCCCCTGAGCAACAAATCCAGCCGTCCAACAACCAAGATGACACCGCCACCACAACTGGGGAGAAGCGAAAGCGAGAgaagacaacaacaacaacgacagaagcagaaacagaaacagaaacagacCCTTCACTCAATCCATTCCATAAAACCTCGCTCTGTTCCTACTTCAGGCGGCACATGGGGGCCTCCTGTAGCCACGGCAGTGCGTGTAAGTACGCGCACGGCGAAGAGGAGTTGAGGCCCCGCCCGGATAACACCTGGGATCCTACCTCGGAGCGTGCCAAGAAAGCTATCAAGCTGGACACCACCAATAATAATGATAGcaaggaagaagatgaagatgaggagaTCATGATGACTGATATTGCTGCTGACGGTGATGGTGATGGGGGTTGTTTGGATACTGGGCTTAGTAAATGCTTGGTACATTTGCCCCGCAAGTGGCTTTCTGATCATTTGAGGAAATTTCTAAGTGATCAAGTgcgtttttttcattttttttttgttcttattaagTTTTGTGGTTTTCCTAATTATCGATTGTTATCTGTGGTATGTCATTATCAAATATAACTAGGAATTATTTCAAGCTTTCATTACAACTTCTCTGTTTTTTCAGGGGATTCTTTTCAAATCtgctaagaaaaagaaaggcatGTCCGTGGGTTTCCTAAGTTTCGAGGATGCTGAGCAATTGAAAAAAGCAATCGAGGTACtccaaatattatatatacccCATGAACTCAAAATAAGTAGCTAGCACTCTGTAGTGGTTGGTATCTGAAAACTTGAACGTGGTAGGAGCTGGAAGGAAGATCTATTGGAAACAAGAATATAAAGGTTGCCGATGTCATTCCCCGACAATTTGAGCAGAAAATCAAATCAGCAATGGCTGCCCCTCAAAACATTCCGCAGACAATGGAACCTGCATTGGATGGAGAAAATGCTGGGATCTCTAGACCTTCAGATGCTATTGGGGATGGTGATGGGAATAATGACAATTCAACACAAGATGGTTCAAGCTCTCAGGCCAAATGTGCCCGTGATGTCGCAACACCCCTTGCTCATATGCCTTATGATGATCAGTTGGAGCACAAGAAGAACTCTATCATGCAAATGCTCAAAAAACTTGTTAGGAACACTTTTTCTGTTTCActttatatttgtaaaatacTGCTGCAATGTGGCGCCTCAGCAAACTGAACtgctacatttttttttgggacAGACAAGAAATGCACGCAAAGCTTGTCCTAATGGAGTTTCTCTTCCAGAATGGATTCTCAAATCTAGAGAAATAGGTATTGTTTTCCTTTCAATCTTTGCATATATTATCACTCCAGGAGAATTACTTTCTTTCTTACAACAATGTTGGTCTGAAAGCTTGAGGAAGGAACTAAGGGTTTCCTCATGAAATAATAAGACTCCCATATATGTCATAACATTTTTACTAACTGTCTGTATTTACTTCTCATTCCACTTCAAGGCTGCACGAGACTCTTATGGATTCTCAcggctgcttttttttttcccctgatcCGTGCAGGTGGTCTTCCATGTGAACTAGAGGGTATACTTGAATCACCACTTAGAAATGGATATCGTAATAAATGCGAGTTTTCTGTTGGATATTCTCTTCAAGGAAAACCTACTGTGGGTTTTATGCTAGGAAACTTTAGGTATTTCATATTCACTTGTTTTTTAGGTATTTGTTGGCATGGGAATTGTTTCGAAAATGCTAATATTTGTTTTCCAGGGAAGGTGTGACAGCTGTAGAAGAACCTCTTGGCTGCCCCAATGTTTCTAGTGTTGCCTGCAAGTATGCGTCAATCTTTCAGGAATTTTTGCAACAATCTGGCTTGCCAATTTGGAATAGATTTAAGAATACTGGATTCTGGCGTCAATTAACGGTATGTGTTGCAGAGCATGTAGAGGCAATGGAAGAAGTTCAACTAATAGCATTGCTGCTGCTTCCTTCCTGTTGCTCTCTTGCAACTCCAATAAACTTTGTAATCTTGTGTTGAAATATGTCTGAAACTAAAGTTCATTTGTCTCATCTAGCATTCTATATCTTAATATGTCTTATAAGGTTCGAGAAGGAAGATTACCAAGGAAAGCTGCTGATATTGCAATTCCCGAGGCCCACATATCAGAGGTCATGCTTATTGTTCAGGTTtgtatttaaagattttttgtaagtgtttctttgttaaattgataatatgTCTTGATGAAGGACAGACAGCATAACAAAGTTTCGTTCACTTTGGTATACTTTTCACAAATCAAATGATCGAATTCAAGTTTTCTTTGTCAATTGGCAATGCTTCTTCGCATAGAACGTTGGGTTACtgtttacaatttttttccGGTTATTTGATTACTTAGGTCTCCTCTGTGGGCTTTGATGATGACATGATAACCAATGAACTAAGGGGGTTGGCTCATGCATTTACCACTGGAGCTGCTGGAAGTGCTCCACCTTTGCCTTTAACAGCTTTGGTTATTCAGGTACCAGTTCATTGCAGTGTTCATTATTTTTACTGAGCTGAACTTGATGAACAGCTGTCTGCACTGAAAATCAGTGTGGTTGTCAGCAGCTTCTGTGTTTCTGTCTCATTATCTCACATAATTGAATTGACCAAAACATAACCCATAAAAACAGAAACTTCTCACAATATTCTGTGTGATCAACCAAATAATACTGTATAGTTTCTGATAGATCTTGCTATCATCTGGAGATGACAATGGCATTACTTGCGTTAAAAGAACAGTTGATTTATTTAGTTCTGTTTTGCTAATTGCTTTAATTCGTGCAGACTAGTTCTTATATACTATGTACATCTATGTCCTTGTATTGATTAAAATACTCTACGTTTCTTTGtgtaattcatataaaatttggCAAGGGACTGTATATGGAAGCATATATAGTTGAAGCATGATTGATTGGGATAGATTGAGGTCAGAGAACAATGGAGAGGTTGTAGATTTAGGTCCCTTGTCAGTGGCgtaaccaagattttcttcatcaagtttaatttataattactgtcttttaaaaaattatattgattattttcatACTAATACTACTTTATTGAATGATAAAGTAGAATGAAACAAACAGATGAATttaattgttcttgtttttttagtttagtagtagaaattatattaatgatttatttataaagcaCATGCACAtgttaaattttgttaatttggaTGAGACATTCTGAGAAtacctataaaaaattatacataaggATAGACTTGagcttttttctatttaaataaatttaattaataataaataaatcaatcaataaaatacaaaatacttaaaaattaaattaccaaaCTTATTAGACCTTATAGGCTTATATTGTTAATGGAGATTAAAATACtgaaaatttgatagaaaggAAGAGAGGCTTGAATTCTTGAAATAACATAAGAATTAAAGGAGATAAAAtaagttgttatttttaatggatCGAGGAAAGAGAAttgacaacaaagaaaaaagagttttgCCTCACTCAGAAAGAAActtagaaaagaagaaattttagagttcttggaatttaaaaagtgagggaaaaaaaaggccGTGTCCACCTTTTCAAGGAATTCATGGATCTATGGAAGAATGGGAAAGCGGGAGTTGGAATGCGGCTCAACTGACCCCCTCAAATGTATGTGGCCTTGCCAATGGCCTTTGTTATCCCGCATCATCTTTactttatatgtgtttttaggCAATATGGTCTTTGCATGGTCTGAATAGGCAGCCCATAACTGTTCCAGTTGGGTCTGACCATTCAGTGGGTTATTTGGAAATCAGAAAGCATAAAATTTGACTAGTAAAGTCGCATGGGATTGGATTCATCATGAACATATATTAAATGCTGCATTACTGAGTTGAATATGTTAGGATTGGATAACAAAATGGGCTTGCTCTGTAGGTTGGTTCATGGTTGTTGGAATTATACGATTCAAGCATCAATCGTTTCTATTAGGTGCATGAATTGACATGTACAAGAATCATGAATCGCACAATTCGTGTTGAATTGTATTGTACGATTGTTTTAGTGCTCCccccacaaaaaaaagaaaaaagaaaacatttggaAATTAGGGAATTCCAGTATttgggagaaaaaaataaagagatgaaGGAGTTGCAAACTGAATcataatgattttctttttgtatttgataaatatatccTTTGAAAGGTATTTTAAACTTGTTACTGAATCTCATGATTCATGATTCAAAAAATGAGCTTTACGATTTACAAGTCAATCTCAATTTGACAAACATGGGTCAATTCCTTAAATTCTAGCTGCAGCTGGAGAATTTTACTATGATAATGCTCTCTTTATTTGTATGATTGTTGTGTATGTTTTTTGGATATACTTGATGCTTTAAACCTTGCTGCAAAATCTGGATGTACTATATTTCCCCTTAGGTTCATGATCCCATAATTCGCTCTCTAAATCCTTAAATGTTGACTGTTTCATTTTAGGATCACCAAGGACTATCAAATGTTGCACCAGCTGATGCTCCATTGCGCACGCTACTCCTTCCAAATGCAAATGGTGGTTCCGAGGTTCAAGCAACCAGTAATGTTGCTGAAGCAAGAAttcatgattatataagtaatCTTCGGTTCTCTATATCACCAACAGCTTTTTTCCAGGTGAGGAACTCGTATTTCTTATGTTTCTTGGATAGTGAAATTGAATTTCTTCTTAGCAATCACGTTGCAGGTTAACACCCTTGCTGCAGAGAAACTATACTCTCTTGCTGGGGATTGGGCTGGTCTTGGTCCAGATAGCTTGCTATTTGATATATGCTGTGGGACAGGAACAATTGGCCTCACTTTAGCAGATCGTGTTGGCATGGTAATAATCGTACGCCTTTCTTTGTATGCTTTCTTGTTTTAAAGTAGCCACACTGTGATTGGGATTTTTTATCATTCACTGGCCTGTTGCACATATAACTGCAGTTTTGttaaatataatcttttttaaaaacacttgaCTTCCGGAGGCTTTTTGAAGTTGTTATAAGTGGGTACATTATGTCCATTATACTTAGAAATTAGTAgatttgtctctctctctctctccccctctcttaTTTTCTTAACCCTTCTCTCTGTGATAAATATGCGACTGAGCTTATTTTCATGTTGAAATTTCTCCAGGTTGTTGGCATTGAAATGAATGCTTCTGCAGTTTCAGATGCTCATCGGAATGCTGAAATTAATGGCATAAAAAACTGTAGATTTGTTTGTGCAAAGGTGACATTTGGTTTTATCCCTTTTGACTTGGTTACTAGATGCAACACCAATTAGATGGCCTTTATCAAGATAATAAAGTCTAATTTCTTAACGTCTTCTTTCAATCACTTAATTATCATTTCCACTAATGGTGAGGTAACAGGCAGAGGATGTGATTGGGTCTTTATTGAAGGAGTATCTAGATGTGCCTCAGAAAGAAGGTGAACAGCTGAATGCATCTGAAATCAGGGATAAAGAAATAGCAATGGTTGAAGTTAACAATGCTCCCATGGATGATGTCCTAGACTCTAGCAAGAACCCAAGCCATGATCTTGGAAATGGTGAAGGTGCTTCTGGGGAATCAGAAAATGATGGACAAGAAATCCAAAGTCAACTTCAGAAGAGTTGCACATCAAAAGAAGGGAGTTCTTCAatgttgcattttaaaaatgttgttGCCATTGTTGATCCTCCCCGTGGCGGGCTGCATCCCACTGTGAGTGTTGTCTCCTTTTGTTATGCATGTGATTGTCTTTGTACCAAAAATTTTCCATCTGTCAAATGGCAAAACCTATTTATTCTCTCTGTCATTCTAAGTCTGCCAACTTAGCTCATACTATTGAGTCAATTTAACCTCATATTATAGAGTTGCAGTCAACAAGGTCAGTTGAGCTAATTAGCAAGATTTTGAAGGATAGCTATCTATATGCTAATGAGCATATAATTGGGGCTAACTACTTGATCTTCgactaaaaaaaatgtaaatggaaaattttattttgttgattgacaaataaataacattttacTTTGCCTTCATTAATTTGAGCTACTTCATATTTAAACACATTTCTTGCATATGTAATCATAAAATATGATAGTTgcataaatatatgtatatgtaaatCTATATTATCTTtgaataacataaaattatcagctaattttgttataaagataaataaaaagtaaaatgacaTACAATTCTCTTTTCTAGCATTTCCTTTACTTGATAACTAAAagaatgatatcaaaaataattttaattgaaatgaagATTTCTATCTTTGTTTTAACTGTATATATCTTGGATAAATTGCAAAGCTAGCATTGCAACTTAGAAAAAGCCTTTAGCTATCAATTAATCTTTTACAAGtttcattttgttaaaaaatgaatttatataaacATGCATATGAGATTAGCCAATATCATATGTAACATATTAAtgaatatgtttaaaaaataaataaatggataaCGATCAAATAGATAGTTCCCTATCAATATGTTCATTAACAAACCAGTCCTCAACCTTCAAAATTTTGCTAATTGGCCGTATTTGAATAGAATTTTATTATAAGGGGCTCACCTGACTCGATTATTAACATGGGCTAAACTGATTG
This region of Populus trichocarpa isolate Nisqually-1 chromosome 9, P.trichocarpa_v4.1, whole genome shotgun sequence genomic DNA includes:
- the LOC7491136 gene encoding zinc finger CCCH domain-containing protein 24 is translated as MASSSPKNQLSSSSETLNLPSETSLTQTNPMNAQDSPIPPEQQIQPSNNQDDTATTTGEKRKREKTTTTTTEAETETETDPSLNPFHKTSLCSYFRRHMGASCSHGSACKYAHGEEELRPRPDNTWDPTSERAKKAIKLDTTNNNDSKEEDEDEEIMMTDIAADGDGDGGCLDTGLSKCLVHLPRKWLSDHLRKFLSDQGILFKSAKKKKGMSVGFLSFEDAEQLKKAIEELEGRSIGNKNIKVADVIPRQFEQKIKSAMAAPQNIPQTMEPALDGENAGISRPSDAIGDGDGNNDNSTQDGSSSQAKCARDVATPLAHMPYDDQLEHKKNSIMQMLKKLTRNARKACPNGVSLPEWILKSREIGGLPCELEGILESPLRNGYRNKCEFSVGYSLQGKPTVGFMLGNFREGVTAVEEPLGCPNVSSVACKYASIFQEFLQQSGLPIWNRFKNTGFWRQLTVREGRLPRKAADIAIPEAHISEVMLIVQVSSVGFDDDMITNELRGLAHAFTTGAAGSAPPLPLTALVIQDHQGLSNVAPADAPLRTLLLPNANGGSEVQATSNVAEARIHDYISNLRFSISPTAFFQVNTLAAEKLYSLAGDWAGLGPDSLLFDICCGTGTIGLTLADRVGMVVGIEMNASAVSDAHRNAEINGIKNCRFVCAKAEDVIGSLLKEYLDVPQKEGEQLNASEIRDKEIAMVEVNNAPMDDVLDSSKNPSHDLGNGEGASGESENDGQEIQSQLQKSCTSKEGSSSMLHFKNVVAIVDPPRGGLHPTVIKVLRTHSRVRRLVYISCNPETLVANAIELCTPSPEKVEKGNRNRAWRKMSSAGLARHRVKSMPVSEPFRPVKSVAVDLFPHTSHCEMVMLLER